One Phocaeicola dorei genomic region harbors:
- the nagA gene encoding N-acetylglucosamine-6-phosphate deacetylase — MLTQIINAKILTPQGWLKDGSVLMRDNKILEVTNCDLAVIGAELIDAKGMYVVPGGVEIHCHGGGGGDFMEGTEEAFRTAINAHMKHGTTSIFPTLSSSTVPMIEAAAETCTKLMAEPDSPVLGLHLEGHYLNIKMAGGQMPENIKDPDPNEYIPIVEKWNCIKRWDAAPELPGAMQFGKYITGKGIVASVAHTQAEYEDIRSAWDSGYTLATHFYNAMPGFHKRREYKYEGTVESIYLIDDMNVEVVADGIHVPPTILRLVYKIKGVERACVITDALACAASDSNVAFDPRVIIEDGVCKLADRSALAGSVATMDRLIRTLVQKAEIPLEDAVRMASETPSKFMGVYDRKGSLQKGKDADILILDQDLNIRAVWAMGKLVEGTYTL, encoded by the coding sequence ATGTTGACCCAAATCATTAACGCAAAGATTCTTACCCCACAGGGCTGGTTGAAGGACGGGTCTGTCCTTATGCGCGACAATAAGATTTTAGAAGTTACCAATTGTGATTTAGCTGTTATCGGAGCCGAGCTGATTGACGCTAAAGGTATGTATGTTGTTCCCGGTGGTGTGGAAATCCATTGTCATGGTGGTGGTGGCGGTGATTTTATGGAAGGTACGGAAGAGGCTTTCCGTACAGCCATTAATGCTCACATGAAACATGGTACTACCAGTATTTTTCCAACATTGTCTTCTTCTACCGTACCGATGATTGAGGCGGCTGCCGAAACTTGTACCAAGTTGATGGCGGAACCGGACAGTCCGGTATTGGGATTGCACCTGGAAGGTCATTATCTGAACATCAAGATGGCTGGTGGACAAATGCCTGAGAATATTAAAGATCCGGACCCTAATGAGTATATTCCTATTGTAGAGAAATGGAATTGTATCAAGCGTTGGGATGCAGCTCCCGAATTGCCGGGGGCTATGCAGTTCGGAAAATACATTACGGGAAAAGGGATTGTGGCATCTGTGGCCCATACTCAGGCTGAATATGAAGACATTCGTTCTGCATGGGATTCAGGTTATACGCTGGCCACGCATTTCTATAATGCAATGCCCGGTTTTCACAAGCGTCGTGAGTATAAATATGAAGGAACAGTAGAGAGTATTTATCTGATAGACGATATGAATGTGGAAGTGGTGGCCGATGGCATTCATGTACCACCTACCATTTTACGGTTGGTTTATAAGATAAAGGGTGTAGAACGTGCTTGTGTCATTACAGATGCTTTGGCATGTGCGGCCAGTGACAGTAACGTGGCTTTCGATCCTCGTGTCATCATAGAGGATGGTGTGTGCAAACTGGCAGACCGTTCAGCATTGGCAGGCAGTGTGGCCACCATGGACCGTTTGATCCGTACCTTGGTGCAGAAGGCGGAAATTCCTTTGGAGGATGCTGTCCGTATGGCTTCCGAAACTCCTTCGAAATTTATGGGAGTATATGACCGTAAAGGTTCCTTGCAGAAAGGAAAAGATGCCGATATCTTGATTCTTGACCAGGATTTGAATATCCGTGCCGTATGGGCGATGGGCAAGCTGGTCGAAGGAACTTATACATTATAA
- a CDS encoding response regulator transcription factor, with translation MKTIKILFADDDLKYSMLLKRFLETEGYEVTYAGNGNIALQQFPLIKPDLVLLDINMPELNGFEVAAKIRKQNHQVLIFFLSDRSDKADRLKGFDLQANDYLAKPFYPEELLARIRERFQCVDNRIETEIYTFGKSTFNYTTNEIRTGNNKVLITSRQAEILRILAKNLHVPVDREILLKHVWGASSYANSLALNVQITYLRKALRNDSSVKIESLMKKGYVLHIEKG, from the coding sequence ATGAAAACAATCAAAATACTTTTCGCAGATGATGATTTAAAATACTCCATGCTCTTAAAACGTTTTTTGGAAACAGAAGGCTATGAAGTTACTTACGCAGGGAACGGAAACATTGCTTTACAGCAATTTCCCTTAATAAAGCCCGATTTGGTATTGCTTGATATCAATATGCCCGAACTGAACGGCTTTGAGGTAGCGGCAAAAATACGGAAACAAAATCATCAGGTACTTATTTTCTTTCTTTCAGACCGTAGCGATAAAGCCGACCGTCTGAAAGGTTTTGATCTGCAGGCCAATGATTATCTAGCAAAGCCTTTTTATCCCGAAGAGCTGTTGGCACGTATCCGTGAACGGTTTCAATGTGTAGACAACAGAATTGAAACAGAAATCTATACATTCGGGAAAAGTACATTCAACTATACCACCAATGAAATAAGGACAGGAAATAACAAGGTACTGATTACTTCCCGACAGGCTGAGATACTCCGAATATTAGCTAAAAACCTCCATGTTCCCGTAGACCGGGAAATACTGTTGAAACATGTATGGGGAGCTTCATCCTATGCCAATTCGCTGGCATTGAATGTACAAATAACCTATTTACGAAAAGCGTTGCGCAATGACTCCAGTGTGAAGATAGAATCACTGATGAAGAAAGGATATGTGTTACACATAGAAAAAGGATAA
- a CDS encoding sensor histidine kinase codes for MEKRIKTVWILTIITAILIIGGQGYWLHHQYCYSTRTFMQELHKQILQLEKEEMNTRYDKRTNNHKYTLSYKIEMPDSVNQNGKTTCVISFYRQKSEINNLDSLIKQNALLNEESVIVRDSFRVENISNEILFDAATRYRAEMTHPFRAENFDSLLQANQIKLTNIRLMQTDSILWHGSYTSSTRLFKPEMYIVYPYNPLLKQALTASIQIPFPSLLQQMAWQLLGSLILVLLLVFCLIYQIKTILKQRKIDEMRKSFVNTMIHELKRPVQTLKMCIAFLNNKSMRTDERAMDEVVKDSMFELDNLSAYLAKVRDMTRADYEHTPLHIRTFDLRETVNKLIRLTNIPADKQVTVHPYYKMESTLVIADPVHIANIISNLIENAIKYSGKEVRIDLSCIQKGHTLTIQITDNGIGIPPAEQSKVFDKFYRGSHIPDRNIPGIGLGLSYVKLLTEAHHGYVSLTSQPGKGTTFSIVLPQ; via the coding sequence ATGGAAAAAAGAATAAAAACAGTATGGATACTGACTATCATTACAGCTATACTGATAATAGGCGGTCAAGGCTATTGGCTTCACCACCAATATTGCTATTCAACGAGAACGTTCATGCAGGAACTGCATAAACAAATACTGCAACTGGAAAAAGAAGAAATGAATACACGCTATGACAAACGGACTAACAACCACAAATATACACTGAGCTACAAAATAGAAATGCCGGATTCGGTGAACCAAAACGGCAAAACAACCTGTGTCATTAGTTTTTATAGACAAAAAAGTGAAATTAATAATCTGGATTCATTGATAAAACAGAATGCATTGTTGAATGAGGAAAGTGTTATAGTCCGCGACAGTTTTCGGGTAGAGAACATTTCCAATGAAATTCTATTTGATGCAGCCACACGTTATAGAGCCGAGATGACCCACCCCTTTCGAGCTGAAAATTTTGATTCACTATTACAAGCCAACCAGATAAAACTGACAAATATCAGACTGATGCAGACTGATTCTATCCTGTGGCATGGAAGCTATACCTCTTCCACCCGATTGTTCAAACCTGAAATGTATATTGTTTATCCTTATAATCCTTTACTTAAACAGGCATTGACGGCATCCATACAGATACCTTTCCCCTCCCTTCTCCAACAAATGGCATGGCAGCTGTTGGGTAGCCTGATATTAGTTCTGCTCTTGGTATTCTGCCTTATCTACCAGATCAAGACCATTTTGAAACAACGGAAAATAGACGAAATGAGAAAAAGCTTTGTAAATACCATGATACATGAACTGAAACGCCCCGTACAAACCTTGAAAATGTGTATTGCCTTTCTCAACAACAAGTCCATGCGTACAGACGAAAGAGCAATGGATGAAGTAGTAAAGGATTCCATGTTTGAACTGGACAATCTTTCTGCCTACCTAGCCAAAGTAAGGGATATGACACGGGCTGACTATGAACACACGCCTCTCCACATCCGTACTTTTGATTTACGGGAAACCGTAAATAAATTAATCCGGCTTACCAATATACCTGCCGATAAACAGGTTACGGTTCATCCGTACTATAAAATGGAATCCACTTTGGTCATCGCCGACCCGGTACATATTGCCAACATCATCAGCAACCTGATAGAGAACGCCATCAAGTACTCCGGTAAAGAAGTCCGGATTGATTTATCCTGTATACAGAAAGGGCACACCCTTACTATACAAATAACAGATAACGGAATTGGAATTCCGCCAGCAGAGCAAAGCAAGGTTTTTGATAAGTTTTATCGCGGCAGCCATATACCAGACCGAAATATACCGGGTATCGGACTAGGGCTAAGTTACGTAAAACTTCTCACCGAAGCACACCACGGATACGTATCCTTGACCAGCCAGCCGGGTAAAGGAACGACTTTCAGTATTGTATTACCTCAATAA
- the galB gene encoding beta-galactosidase GalB encodes MNTKRFLCAALGAVCCFAFMQAQVRTEQTFEKGWKFTREDNAEFANPGYNDSKWQNVTVPHDWAIYGPFSINNDKQEMAITQDGQTEALEHAGRTGGLPFVGTGWYRLNFDAPGFEKGKKATLIFDGAMSHARVYVNGQEAGYWPYGYNSFYVDATPYLKPGEKNELAVRLENEPESSRWYPGAGLYRNVHLVINEDAHIPTWGTYATTPVVTDKYAKVSLKTSLVSPEGANKDNYRIVTQIKDKNGKVVATGENKLSVFDNTLFEQEFAVANPELWSPETPVLYTAESKVYEGNTLKDEYTTRFGIRTLEIIPDKGFFLNGKLTKFKGVCNHHDLGPLGGAVNDAAIRRQIRILKDMGCNAIRTSHNMPAPELVEACDEMGMMVMAESFDEWKSAKMANGYHKVFDEWVDKDLTNLIRHYRNNPSIVMWCTGNEVPDQWSGSNGPKLSRMLQDICHREDPTRPVTQGMDAPDAVVNNNMAAVMDVAGFNYRPHKYPENYKKLPQQIILGSETASTVSSRGVYKFPVVRQAMKKYDDHQSSSYDVEHCGWSNLPEDDWIWHEDNAWGIGEFVWTGFDYLGEPTPYYTDWPSHSSLFGIIDLAGLPKDRYYLYRSHWNKDEETLHILPHWTWPGREGEVTPIFVYTNYPSAEVFINGKSQGKRTKDLTVTAENSADSASIADFKRQKRYRLMWMDTKYEPGTVKVVAYNEKGDAVAEKEIHTAGKPDHIELVADRNEIKADGKDLSFVTVRVVDKEGNLCPDAQHLIKYAVKGAGTYRAGANGDPTSLELFHVPQMKVFNGMMTAVVQSTDKPGEITLTATGKGLKSGRLVLISK; translated from the coding sequence ATGAATACGAAACGATTTTTGTGTGCTGCGTTAGGAGCTGTTTGTTGTTTTGCTTTTATGCAAGCGCAGGTACGTACAGAGCAGACTTTCGAAAAAGGGTGGAAATTTACGCGTGAAGATAATGCGGAATTTGCCAATCCCGGTTATAATGACAGTAAATGGCAGAACGTCACCGTTCCTCATGATTGGGCGATTTATGGTCCGTTCAGTATCAATAACGACAAGCAGGAAATGGCTATCACTCAGGATGGACAAACAGAGGCTCTGGAACATGCCGGCCGTACCGGAGGTCTTCCATTTGTAGGAACCGGATGGTATCGCCTGAACTTTGATGCTCCCGGTTTTGAAAAAGGCAAGAAGGCTACTTTGATATTTGACGGAGCAATGAGCCATGCCCGTGTCTATGTGAACGGGCAGGAGGCAGGCTATTGGCCATACGGTTATAATTCCTTTTATGTGGATGCGACCCCTTATCTGAAACCGGGTGAGAAGAACGAGCTGGCAGTCCGTTTGGAAAACGAGCCTGAATCATCACGTTGGTATCCGGGGGCCGGTTTGTACCGCAATGTTCATCTGGTAATCAATGAAGATGCGCATATCCCGACATGGGGGACGTATGCTACCACTCCCGTGGTGACAGACAAATATGCAAAAGTGTCTTTGAAAACTTCTTTGGTTAGTCCCGAAGGAGCCAATAAGGATAATTACCGTATTGTGACGCAGATTAAGGATAAAAACGGCAAAGTGGTTGCTACCGGGGAAAACAAGTTAAGTGTTTTTGACAATACTTTGTTTGAACAGGAGTTTGCAGTAGCCAATCCTGAGTTGTGGAGTCCTGAAACTCCGGTTCTTTATACGGCTGAATCCAAAGTATATGAAGGGAATACCTTGAAAGACGAATATACCACTCGTTTTGGTATCCGTACCTTGGAGATTATCCCCGACAAGGGTTTCTTTCTGAATGGAAAATTGACCAAATTCAAAGGAGTATGTAACCATCATGACTTGGGCCCGTTGGGAGGTGCTGTAAATGATGCCGCTATCCGTCGTCAGATTCGTATTCTGAAAGATATGGGCTGTAATGCAATCCGTACTTCTCATAATATGCCGGCTCCCGAACTGGTGGAGGCTTGTGACGAGATGGGTATGATGGTGATGGCGGAATCCTTTGACGAATGGAAATCGGCAAAGATGGCCAATGGATATCATAAAGTATTTGATGAATGGGTGGATAAGGATTTGACGAATCTGATTCGTCACTATCGTAATAACCCAAGTATTGTGATGTGGTGTACAGGTAATGAAGTACCTGATCAGTGGAGCGGCAGTAACGGTCCGAAACTCTCGCGTATGTTGCAGGATATTTGCCATCGTGAAGACCCCACCCGCCCTGTAACACAAGGTATGGATGCGCCCGATGCCGTGGTAAACAATAATATGGCTGCCGTTATGGATGTGGCCGGTTTCAATTATCGTCCCCATAAATATCCTGAAAACTATAAGAAGTTGCCTCAGCAGATTATTTTAGGTAGTGAAACAGCTTCTACAGTAAGTTCGCGTGGTGTCTATAAATTCCCCGTTGTCCGTCAGGCTATGAAGAAATATGACGATCATCAGTCTTCTTCTTACGATGTGGAACATTGTGGTTGGTCCAATTTGCCGGAAGACGACTGGATTTGGCACGAGGATAACGCATGGGGGATCGGAGAGTTCGTATGGACGGGCTTCGATTATCTGGGCGAACCGACTCCTTATTATACTGACTGGCCCAGCCATTCTTCTTTGTTCGGTATAATCGACTTGGCCGGATTGCCCAAAGACCGTTACTATTTGTACCGCAGCCATTGGAACAAAGATGAAGAGACACTGCACATCCTTCCTCATTGGACATGGCCGGGACGTGAAGGAGAAGTGACCCCGATCTTTGTCTATACCAATTATCCGTCTGCAGAAGTGTTTATCAATGGCAAGAGCCAGGGTAAGCGTACCAAGGATTTGACTGTAACGGCTGAAAATAGTGCGGATTCTGCTTCCATAGCAGATTTCAAGCGCCAGAAACGCTACCGTTTGATGTGGATGGATACAAAGTATGAGCCGGGAACCGTGAAAGTGGTTGCATACAATGAGAAAGGGGATGCTGTAGCCGAAAAGGAAATCCATACGGCAGGTAAGCCCGACCATATAGAATTGGTTGCAGATCGCAATGAAATAAAGGCTGATGGCAAGGACTTGTCATTTGTCACGGTGAGAGTGGTGGATAAAGAAGGTAACCTTTGTCCCGATGCGCAACATCTCATCAAGTATGCTGTAAAAGGTGCGGGAACCTATCGTGCCGGTGCAAACGGAGACCCCACTTCATTGGAACTTTTCCATGTTCCGCAAATGAAAGTGTTTAACGGAATGATGACTGCTGTTGTGCAAAGCACCGATAAACCGGGAGAAATTACACTGACCGCAACAGGTAAAGGACTTAAATCAGGTAGGCTAGTTTTAATAAGTAAGTAA
- a CDS encoding carboxypeptidase-like regulatory domain-containing protein has product MKTAIILSLLSFLLHIHTNAQNTIKGRVTDKVTRQPLESATVTLQQRGDGNIINYTLTDADGRFQLSSSSLKDRTITVFYMGYRKKTISVLISRPLTIELEQEAVLLKEVQIRPGRVWGRQDTLKYDLTRFTSSKDRNVSDVLKKLPGINVEENGTIKYNGKVISNLYVEGMDVSGGRYNQINNNLKADAVQAAEVIEGHQPIKSLRGKTFTDDVALNLKLKPEVRSQWIYTVMAGGGYGEKALYDASFNVLQLSRNRQTVYTYKANNIGRNLFSDQQKLASGNSFDRVTDSNPPIFLPLPEPAMPLSQKRLLFNETHTASANRLYRLDEEKQLRFQLGYIHDRTTRQYGSEEIYYFAQDTVHTATNRHDRLKTDCLNGEVNYEDNAASRYTRENFSFAGTWKSGVSDITGDNVIFQKIKNSQWELKNYFNQLYTKEKYTWGIRSYIRYTHLPALLTVIHRNLPVSSADNRLIATCIHRRDELNLPDNINENTYRTVTGQTYESIPMEYEEMNIDNAYTDNALYGMRKKNGVNYQLTGGFRGELSSVRQENSYSVPRYSFYTIPRIEWERTDFLLTAAATVWWNRLPKQSYSRFYAAPSLYFRYKFSPRWKMSLSGSLDESEGGIQDIYPFHYREDYRTVVKHTGKVAVTVRQLYTCYLEYKNTVKEFFWTLSASYSHNRYNLMAERNYKDGNFYLSSVERNHSSYSYALNTIGSKGVYDWNLKTSLELTLARNEGKQLNENIVQNYRYDYLRVEPKIVWAPSALFEVEYKATVSCGGSGIGKDTRLDPLWDVAQRLTLSLGFHDTDFRLSGEHFYNDLSKDQHLNTWLADVSLIHKSGKWRFTASAMNLFNKEQYRYTLYSAVQNYTSWVKLRPREFMVSVQYQW; this is encoded by the coding sequence ATGAAAACAGCAATCATTCTCTCTTTGTTGAGCTTTTTGCTTCATATTCACACAAACGCACAAAACACGATAAAGGGACGGGTAACGGACAAAGTTACCCGTCAGCCTTTGGAATCCGCTACCGTCACTTTGCAACAGAGAGGGGATGGCAATATCATCAACTATACTTTGACAGATGCTGACGGACGTTTTCAACTTTCCTCTTCATCCTTGAAAGACAGGACAATAACGGTATTTTATATGGGTTACAGGAAAAAGACCATATCGGTACTTATCAGTCGTCCGTTAACTATCGAACTGGAGCAGGAAGCTGTCTTGCTGAAAGAAGTACAGATTCGTCCGGGGCGCGTATGGGGACGGCAGGATACCTTGAAATATGACCTCACCCGTTTTACATCTTCCAAAGATCGGAATGTAAGTGATGTGTTGAAAAAACTTCCCGGCATCAATGTGGAAGAGAATGGAACTATAAAATATAATGGAAAAGTGATCAGTAATCTCTATGTGGAAGGTATGGATGTGAGTGGCGGTCGTTATAATCAAATTAATAATAATCTGAAAGCGGATGCCGTACAGGCAGCGGAGGTCATTGAAGGACACCAACCCATTAAGTCCTTGCGTGGCAAGACCTTTACGGATGACGTTGCCTTGAATTTGAAATTGAAACCCGAAGTCCGTTCCCAATGGATTTATACCGTTATGGCAGGGGGAGGTTATGGAGAGAAGGCACTTTACGACGCTTCGTTCAATGTACTGCAATTGAGTCGTAACCGACAGACTGTCTATACTTACAAGGCAAATAATATAGGCCGGAATCTGTTTTCCGACCAACAGAAACTGGCATCCGGCAATAGCTTTGACCGGGTGACGGACAGCAATCCTCCCATTTTTCTTCCTTTACCCGAACCGGCCATGCCCTTGTCGCAAAAAAGGCTGTTATTCAATGAAACGCATACAGCCTCTGCCAACCGCCTGTACCGATTGGATGAAGAAAAGCAATTACGATTTCAGTTAGGGTATATCCATGACCGCACAACCCGGCAATATGGAAGTGAGGAAATCTATTATTTTGCACAAGATACGGTGCATACGGCTACCAACCGGCATGACCGTTTAAAAACCGATTGTCTGAATGGTGAAGTAAATTATGAAGATAATGCTGCAAGTCGGTACACTCGTGAGAATTTTTCGTTTGCAGGAACATGGAAATCAGGAGTTTCGGATATAACGGGTGATAATGTTATTTTCCAAAAGATAAAGAATTCACAATGGGAATTGAAGAATTATTTCAACCAACTTTACACCAAAGAAAAATACACCTGGGGAATCCGGTCGTATATCCGTTACACCCATCTTCCTGCTTTACTGACAGTGATTCACCGCAACCTGCCCGTGTCATCTGCCGATAACAGACTGATTGCCACCTGCATCCACCGTAGGGACGAATTGAATTTGCCTGATAACATCAACGAAAACACATATCGAACTGTCACCGGACAGACATATGAATCTATCCCTATGGAATATGAAGAAATGAACATCGACAATGCCTACACGGATAATGCCCTTTATGGGATGCGGAAAAAGAATGGAGTGAATTACCAGCTTACAGGTGGTTTTCGTGGCGAACTTTCTTCGGTGAGACAGGAGAATAGTTACTCTGTTCCTCGTTATTCCTTCTATACTATTCCCCGTATAGAATGGGAGAGGACTGATTTTTTACTCACCGCTGCTGCCACTGTCTGGTGGAATCGTCTTCCAAAGCAATCTTATTCCCGTTTTTATGCCGCTCCCTCCCTTTATTTTCGCTATAAGTTTAGTCCCCGTTGGAAAATGTCCTTATCAGGCAGCCTGGACGAGAGTGAAGGAGGAATACAGGATATCTATCCTTTCCATTATCGTGAAGATTATCGTACTGTGGTGAAACACACGGGAAAAGTAGCTGTAACCGTCCGGCAACTTTATACCTGCTATCTGGAATACAAAAATACTGTCAAGGAATTTTTCTGGACTTTATCAGCTTCCTATTCCCACAATCGTTATAATCTGATGGCAGAACGTAATTATAAGGACGGTAATTTTTATCTTTCGTCTGTGGAAAGAAATCATTCCTCTTATAGTTACGCCTTGAATACCATAGGGTCGAAAGGGGTATATGACTGGAATTTGAAGACTTCTCTGGAACTGACTTTAGCACGCAATGAAGGTAAACAGTTGAATGAAAATATCGTTCAGAATTACAGGTATGACTATCTGCGCGTCGAACCTAAAATTGTGTGGGCCCCTTCTGCACTTTTTGAGGTTGAATACAAAGCGACGGTCAGTTGTGGGGGTTCCGGAATAGGAAAGGATACCCGTTTAGACCCTTTATGGGATGTAGCTCAACGGCTGACTCTCAGTTTGGGATTTCATGATACGGACTTCCGGTTATCCGGAGAGCATTTTTATAATGATTTAAGCAAGGACCAGCATCTGAATACTTGGCTTGCAGATGTTTCATTGATACATAAATCCGGAAAATGGAGGTTTACCGCTTCTGCTATGAATCTGTTTAATAAGGAACAATATCGTTATACTCTTTATTCTGCTGTGCAGAATTATACTTCTTGGGTAAAACTTCGTCCCCGCGAATTTATGGTATCTGTGCAATATCAGTGGTGA
- a CDS encoding GLPGLI family protein — protein MKKKLANLLFWAIMALPATAQITILAMDDVKKSEPIDELVFRAQYELKMVEDTTKADRQPNSETMMLEVGKKCSQFYSYTTYLRDSTLIADYANKVSQDVLQQHAKAYGNGRITYRIYKNYPTGKVTTLDRLATSNFRCEEKNEKPVWTLLPDTATILTYHCRKATGHFRGRSYTAWFTMEIPVSEGPWKLCGLPGLIIKAEDDRRHYSFECTGIEQFRGPKPLLFNGKGFESISRRDLNKVYERYAKDPIGFITSTAPNVKLTVKDEQGNTLKNFELPYNPIELSEK, from the coding sequence ATGAAAAAGAAACTGGCAAACCTGTTATTTTGGGCAATCATGGCATTGCCGGCTACGGCGCAGATAACCATTCTCGCTATGGATGATGTGAAGAAAAGCGAACCCATAGATGAATTGGTTTTCCGTGCCCAGTATGAGTTGAAGATGGTAGAGGACACAACTAAGGCCGACCGTCAGCCCAATTCGGAAACGATGATGCTGGAAGTGGGAAAGAAATGTTCGCAATTTTATAGTTACACTACTTATCTTCGGGATTCTACTTTGATCGCTGACTATGCTAATAAAGTGTCCCAAGATGTCTTGCAGCAACATGCCAAGGCTTATGGAAACGGGCGTATTACATATCGGATTTATAAGAACTATCCTACGGGAAAGGTGACAACGCTTGACCGGTTGGCTACCAGTAATTTCCGTTGCGAGGAAAAGAATGAAAAACCGGTATGGACCTTATTACCCGATACGGCTACTATTCTGACTTATCATTGCCGGAAAGCAACTGGTCACTTCCGGGGAAGAAGTTATACGGCATGGTTCACGATGGAAATTCCTGTAAGTGAAGGGCCTTGGAAACTTTGTGGATTGCCAGGTCTCATCATAAAGGCTGAGGATGACCGCCGACATTATTCATTTGAATGTACAGGTATCGAGCAATTCCGTGGACCGAAACCACTTCTTTTCAATGGAAAAGGTTTTGAATCCATCAGTCGTAGAGATTTGAATAAGGTATATGAGCGTTATGCCAAGGACCCGATAGGCTTTATCACTTCTACAGCCCCCAATGTAAAATTGACGGTAAAAGATGAACAAGGTAATACGTTGAAAAACTTTGAGTTACCTTATAATCCGATAGAATTATCTGAAAAATAA